From the genome of Candidatus Aminicenantes bacterium, one region includes:
- the pstC gene encoding phosphate ABC transporter permease subunit PstC has product MRLISFLPGLLVVLILFGLYYKSRGILGLKPLTSLLFGSEWKPLKGSFGFFPFILGTFWVTLTAMILAVPVSLLTAIYLSEYAPRSVRGAAKSFVDLLSGIPSVVFGVWGVLMVVPFVAKLAGWLGTYSSGYSVLSGAVVLAIMVFPTIILVCLEVFAAVPRDLRDASLALGATRWETVKHVVLRKGAPGVFAAVVLGFSRAFGETMAVLMVVGNMAQVPKSLFDSAYPLPALIANNYGEMMSVPLYDSALMLAALVLLLVVLVFNLGARITLTRIERRVE; this is encoded by the coding sequence ATGCGCCTGATTTCGTTCCTGCCCGGCTTGCTCGTCGTCCTCATCCTATTCGGGCTCTATTACAAGTCGCGCGGCATCCTGGGCCTCAAGCCCCTGACCTCGCTTCTCTTCGGCTCGGAGTGGAAACCGCTCAAAGGCAGCTTCGGTTTCTTTCCGTTCATCCTGGGCACCTTCTGGGTCACGCTGACGGCCATGATCCTGGCCGTCCCCGTGTCTTTGCTCACGGCCATCTACTTGTCCGAATATGCGCCTCGGTCCGTCCGGGGGGCGGCCAAGTCGTTCGTCGATCTTCTATCGGGCATCCCGTCGGTCGTCTTCGGCGTCTGGGGCGTCCTGATGGTGGTGCCGTTCGTCGCCAAGCTGGCCGGATGGCTGGGGACTTATTCCTCCGGCTATTCCGTCCTGTCCGGAGCCGTCGTCTTGGCCATCATGGTCTTCCCGACCATCATCCTGGTCTGCCTGGAAGTCTTTGCTGCCGTGCCGCGGGACCTGCGCGACGCGTCCCTGGCCTTGGGCGCCACCCGGTGGGAGACCGTCAAGCACGTCGTCCTGCGCAAGGGTGCGCCAGGGGTTTTCGCCGCCGTCGTCCTGGGGTTCTCCCGGGCTTTCGGTGAGACCATGGCCGTGCTCATGGTCGTAGGCAACATGGCCCAGGTCCCCAAGTCGCTGTTCGACAGCGCCTATCCGCTGCCGGCGCTCATCGCCAACAACTACGGCGAAATGATGTCGGTGCCGCTCTACGATTCGGCGCTCATGCTGGCCGCCCTCGTCCTTCTGCTCGTCGTCCTCGTTTTCAACCTGGGCGCACGGATCACCCTGACCCGGATCGAACGGAGGGTCGAATGA
- a CDS encoding substrate-binding domain-containing protein — protein sequence MKKTLVLILAVLAATGAAFAQAAPPVVQGKVSLSGAWALYPMAVKWAEEFRKIHPQVQIDVQAGGAGKGLTDALTGMVDIGLVSRDIQPAEVAKGAFPLAVTKDGVVATISAKNPLMAAIKSKGLTRAAFIDIWITGKPLTWGQALGTPDKQPVRVFTRSDACGAAETWAAFLGKRQEDLGGVGVYGDPGLADAARRDPLAIGYNNINFAYDAKTLKPIEGLEIVPIDLDGNGRIDPAESIYATRDDITTAIAGNKYPSPPARDLYFVTKGKPANPAVVAFIKWVLAEGQAFVPETGYIPLAKDKLAAGLARLTGK from the coding sequence ATCCTCGCCGTTCTGGCCGCCACCGGCGCAGCCTTCGCTCAAGCGGCTCCTCCCGTCGTCCAAGGCAAAGTCAGCCTCTCCGGCGCTTGGGCCCTCTATCCCATGGCCGTCAAATGGGCCGAGGAGTTCCGCAAAATCCATCCCCAGGTTCAGATCGACGTTCAGGCCGGCGGCGCCGGCAAAGGGCTGACCGACGCCTTGACCGGCATGGTCGATATCGGCTTGGTCTCGCGCGATATCCAGCCGGCCGAGGTCGCCAAGGGGGCCTTCCCGTTGGCCGTGACCAAGGACGGTGTCGTGGCTACGATCAGCGCCAAGAACCCCCTGATGGCCGCTATCAAGTCCAAGGGACTGACCCGGGCCGCGTTCATCGACATATGGATCACCGGCAAGCCTCTGACTTGGGGCCAAGCCCTGGGAACCCCGGACAAGCAGCCCGTCCGGGTGTTCACTCGGTCCGACGCCTGCGGAGCGGCGGAGACCTGGGCCGCTTTCCTGGGCAAGCGGCAGGAGGACCTGGGCGGCGTCGGGGTCTACGGCGATCCCGGGCTGGCCGACGCGGCCCGCCGCGACCCGCTGGCCATCGGTTACAACAACATCAACTTCGCCTATGACGCCAAAACCCTCAAGCCGATCGAGGGCCTCGAGATCGTCCCCATCGATCTCGACGGCAACGGCCGCATCGATCCGGCCGAAAGCATCTATGCCACCCGCGACGACATCACCACGGCCATCGCGGGCAACAAGTATCCTTCGCCCCCGGCCCGCGACCTCTATTTCGTGACCAAAGGGAAGCCGGCCAATCCCGCGGTCGTCGCTTTCATAAAATGGGTTCTGGCCGAAGGCCAGGCCTTCGTCCCCGAGACCGGATACATCCCGCTGGCCAAGGACAAGCTGGCCGCCGGGCTGGCTCGACTGACCGGCAAGTAA
- a CDS encoding ATP-binding cassette domain-containing protein produces the protein MNETTHLRISHLSVAFGGQPVLRDVSLDVPDRKITVIIGPSGCGKTTLLKSLNRLLDSVDDVRITGSIFVDEDDINDPRVEVTRVRKKMGLLSQKPQVLPMSIFDNIAYGPRLHGLRDKTALAVVVEKELRAAGLWEEVKDRLHAPASRLSVGQQQRLCLARGLAVEPEIILGDEPTSALDPQSSRIVEQRLIALKADYTVIVVTHILRQARRIADYIAFLYLGELVEHGPAAEVFAAPRDPRTRAYLTGEIS, from the coding sequence ATGAACGAAACCACCCATCTCCGCATCAGCCATCTCAGCGTCGCCTTCGGCGGCCAGCCCGTCCTGCGGGACGTCAGCTTGGACGTCCCCGACCGCAAGATCACCGTCATCATCGGGCCTTCGGGCTGCGGCAAGACGACGCTGCTCAAGTCCCTCAACCGCCTGCTGGACTCGGTTGACGACGTCCGGATCACGGGCAGCATCTTCGTCGACGAGGACGACATCAACGATCCCCGGGTCGAGGTCACGCGGGTCCGCAAGAAAATGGGCCTGCTGTCCCAGAAACCCCAAGTCCTGCCGATGTCGATCTTCGATAACATCGCCTATGGGCCGCGCCTGCACGGGTTGCGCGACAAAACTGCCCTGGCCGTCGTCGTCGAGAAGGAGCTGCGGGCGGCCGGGTTGTGGGAAGAGGTCAAGGACCGCTTGCATGCCCCGGCCTCGCGCCTCTCGGTCGGGCAGCAGCAGCGTCTGTGCCTGGCCCGGGGCTTGGCCGTCGAGCCGGAGATCATCCTGGGCGATGAGCCGACGTCGGCCCTCGACCCGCAGTCGAGCCGCATCGTCGAGCAGCGGCTGATCGCGCTTAAGGCCGATTACACCGTCATCGTCGTCACCCACATCCTGCGGCAGGCCCGGCGGATCGCGGACTATATCGCGTTTCTCTATTTGGGCGAGCTTGTCGAGCACGGGCCGGCGGCCGAAGTGTTCGCCGCGCCGCGCGATCCCCGGACCCGCGCCTATCTAACCGGGGAGATTTCGTAA
- a CDS encoding ABC transporter permease subunit, with protein sequence MGNHRRRRAEERFFKALMIIATGIVMGSLLLIVGTIVVKGFPALNLDMITKTPKGGYYLGKEGGILNAILGSLYLAGGATLLAFLLSLPLALFLDMETRSKSGAALRVRFALDVLWGIPSIVYGAFGFLIMALVGLRASLLAGIIIVALLELPIMARSMDEVVRLVPAALKDASASLGATRLETAVRVVLRQCLPGLLTAVLIAFGRGVGDAASVLFTAGFTDSLPTSLFQPAATLPLAIFFQLGTPFPEVRARAYASAAVLTLIILIVSLAARWLSRKLKKHTIQ encoded by the coding sequence ATGGGCAACCACCGCCGCCGTCGGGCCGAAGAGCGTTTCTTCAAAGCCTTGATGATCATTGCGACCGGGATTGTCATGGGCAGCCTCCTGCTCATCGTCGGGACGATCGTGGTCAAGGGCTTCCCGGCCCTCAACTTGGATATGATCACGAAGACGCCCAAGGGCGGATATTACCTCGGCAAGGAAGGCGGCATCCTGAACGCCATCCTGGGTTCGCTCTATTTGGCCGGCGGGGCGACTCTGCTGGCTTTCCTCCTGAGCCTGCCCCTGGCTTTGTTCTTGGACATGGAGACCCGGTCCAAGTCGGGCGCGGCGTTGCGGGTCCGCTTCGCCCTGGACGTCCTCTGGGGCATTCCCTCGATCGTCTATGGCGCCTTTGGGTTTCTGATCATGGCGCTCGTCGGCCTGCGGGCCTCGCTCCTGGCCGGCATCATCATCGTGGCGCTGCTCGAGCTGCCGATCATGGCCCGCTCCATGGACGAAGTCGTGCGGCTCGTCCCGGCCGCCCTCAAGGACGCCTCGGCCTCGCTCGGCGCCACCCGGCTGGAGACGGCCGTGCGGGTCGTTCTGCGCCAGTGCCTGCCGGGCTTGCTGACGGCCGTGCTCATCGCCTTCGGCCGCGGTGTCGGCGACGCCGCCTCGGTCCTGTTCACGGCCGGTTTCACCGACAGCCTGCCGACCTCGCTCTTTCAGCCGGCGGCCACCCTGCCGCTGGCCATCTTTTTCCAGCTGGGCACGCCCTTCCCCGAGGTCCGGGCCCGGGCCTATGCCTCGGCCGCCGTGCTGACCCTGATCATCCTGATCGTCAGCCTGGCCGCCCGCTGGCTGAGCCGCAAACTCAAGAAGCACACCATCCAATGA